In Pseudomonas sp. DNDY-54, a genomic segment contains:
- a CDS encoding NAD(+) kinase, whose product MDQFRNIGIIGRLGSSQVLDTIRRLKRFLVERHLHVILEENIAEVLPGHGMQTSSRQRLGESCDLVIVVGGDGSLLGAARAMARHRVPVLGINRGSLGFLTDIRPDELEEKVAEVLSGQYTLENRFLLEAQVRRFEESIGEGDALNDVVLHPGKSTRMIEFELYIDGQFVCSQKADGLIIATPTGSTAYSLSAGGPIMHPRLDAIVIVPMYPHTLSSRPIVVDGNSELKIVVSPNMQIYPQVSCDGQNHFTCAPGDTVTVRKKPQKLHLIHPLDHNYYEVCRTKLGWGSRLGGGE is encoded by the coding sequence ATGGATCAGTTCCGCAACATCGGCATCATCGGCCGCCTGGGCAGTTCCCAGGTGCTGGATACCATTCGCCGACTGAAGAGATTCCTCGTAGAGCGTCACCTGCACGTCATTCTTGAGGAGAACATCGCCGAGGTGTTGCCGGGCCATGGCATGCAGACCTCTTCACGGCAACGGCTGGGCGAGTCCTGCGACCTGGTGATCGTGGTAGGCGGCGATGGCAGCCTGCTCGGTGCCGCCCGGGCGATGGCCCGGCATCGTGTCCCGGTGCTGGGAATCAACCGCGGCAGCCTTGGGTTCCTCACTGATATCCGCCCGGATGAGCTGGAGGAGAAAGTCGCCGAGGTGCTCAGTGGCCAGTACACCCTCGAGAATCGGTTTCTGCTTGAAGCGCAGGTGAGGCGGTTCGAGGAGTCCATCGGGGAGGGCGATGCGCTTAACGATGTGGTGCTGCATCCGGGCAAATCGACGCGCATGATTGAATTCGAGCTGTATATCGATGGTCAATTCGTCTGCAGCCAGAAGGCCGACGGTTTGATTATTGCGACACCCACTGGCTCCACCGCGTACTCACTGTCCGCGGGTGGCCCGATCATGCACCCCCGACTGGACGCGATCGTGATCGTGCCGATGTATCCGCACACTCTCTCCAGTCGGCCGATTGTGGTGGATGGCAACAGCGAACTGAAGATTGTGGTGTCGCCGAACATGCAGATCTATCCGCAAGTTTCCTGTGACGGTCAGAACCACTTTACCTGCGCGCCAGGCGATACCGTCACCGTCCGCAAGAAGCCGCAGAAGCTGCACCTGATCCACCCACTGGACCACAACTACTACGAGGTCTGCCGCACCAAGCTGGGCTGGGGCAGTCGCCTCGGTGGAGGCGAGTAG